The Planctellipticum variicoloris DNA window AAATGGTCGCAGACGGACTGACGATGCCCGCCAGCTTTTGATCCAGGCCGTCGTCGCGACCGCCCTGCGTCACCTCACGCACCCGCAGGGCGACCTCCGCAGCGCAGACGAAGAACGCCAGGAGCAGCACGGCTCCCACAAACTGCCTGAGCCAGCGGATACAGGCCCGGCCCATCCTCGCCTTCCATGTCGACGTAACCCCCGCTCATCCATGAGCCTCGGGAGGATAGTTCGACGGGAAATAACGGGCAAGGCGAAGTTGCCCGGACGGGTGTCGGGTCCAAGGCTTGCGCCGCTGGGCTACAGAGTCAGGACGACGGCCGCCGAAGGCAGGCCGCCCTTCTCTGGCGATCAGCGATACGCGAAAAGCGATAAGCCCTCTGCTCTGGCTATTCACTATTCCCTGTTCGCTACTCCCTCTCCCCCTACTTCATCCGCTTCTGCAGCTCGCTGACCACGGCTTCCACGATCCGGCTCACGTCCGGGCCGCCGTTCTGTGGAACAGGGCAGCCGCAGACCGGTTCGTCCGTGAAACCGTGCTCCGCCAGCATGCACTGCAGCGTGTCCGCCAGAGCCGCCAGGTCGACCTGCTGATCATCCGACAGCGGCTGCCGACCGACGCCCGGCTCAAAACCCCGCAGCCGGAGTGCGGTCCGGAACCCGTCCGGGAACTCCGAGTGCAGGATCATCGCATCGAACAGCGTGACGATGTCGTACTGCAGTTGCCGGGCCTCGTCGAGCCGCTCCGACAGGGTCAGCTCGTACAGCTTCCGGGTCAATTCCGGCACCACTCCCGAGCTGGCGTTCGTCCCGCCGTCACAGCCGATCAGCAGCATCGGCATCAGGGCCGCATCCCACCCCGTCAGGAAGCTGAAGTCCGGCCGGTTCGGGCGGATCGCCTGAATCATGCGGATCATGTTGGGAATGTCGCCC harbors:
- a CDS encoding dihydrodipicolinate synthase family protein, which produces MRPQGKIHGIFTPNIVPLDSRGEINEPELRRYVDWLIAKGVHGLYPNGSTGEFTRFTVEERVRIMEIMTDHVAGRVPILAGAAEANVRETIRACETYYSLGATAVAIVAPFYFKLSPRAVYAYFKEIADNSPIDVTLYNIPMFASPIDVPTVRRLADECDKVIGIKDSSGDIPNMIRMIQAIRPNRPDFSFLTGWDAALMPMLLIGCDGGTNASSGVVPELTRKLYELTLSERLDEARQLQYDIVTLFDAMILHSEFPDGFRTALRLRGFEPGVGRQPLSDDQQVDLAALADTLQCMLAEHGFTDEPVCGCPVPQNGGPDVSRIVEAVVSELQKRMK